CATCTATACCATCTAACCTCTCCTGCCAGTCATCACGTTGGCTGCCTAGGTGTTTACATAGATGTTAAtgaaacctgaaatatttttgccttaCGTTAAACTAATCCAAGTAGGATAATATAATGGAAAAGACAAGTGCTTTTTGCCCAGGATGACAATGCCAAGGATGACAAGGGTAAGCACAATTTTaactaaatgttttctgattaaAGGAGTGTTTGTGGCCAAGTTCGTAAACAAGGCCTCTAATTAGCATAAAACTAAAGCAATATTTTCTCCAAAGATTCATCAGTTCCCTTGACTGTGCTTTCACTTCTACTGTTTGCTGAAAACAAGTTATATATAGCAAAACAATCAGTTTAGGACAACTGGTAAAGAAATTCTAGGGAAAGGTAGCTAGGAGTGTAACTTCTGTAGCAACCTAGAGAGTTCCAGAAGTGATTTGTGAAGAAGTTAGTCATAGAGTTGATGGACACAAGATAGTCATGCATATTTTTACACAGAGACTCAGTCAGATTGTTTGTAGGAGTATGCTCAGTCTTTAAAACTCCAGAAGTTCTAAGGCTCTGGCAGCTTAGTTCTTCTTATGGGGTATACAGTACTCCATACACCAGCATGATAAAATCtttctaaggatttttttttctattcactTGAAAGGTGCATGTTACTTTTGCTAGTCATGTTAGACATTAGAATGACTGTCTTTTACTCATATGCATTGCCTTTGGTATTCCCTACAGATACTATTGATCTTTTTTACAATTTTAACTCATCTGTTATTCAAGTACCACTGCTGAAGACTGGAAACAGTTGGTGGacagataaaaatgtgaaatttcgCAATCCACAATCACACAATCTCTCTTCTGCGTTTGCAGGTAAGAATGATTCTACTGgcattccttatttttcagtggCTTCCCTCCCTGTGTGCAGAGCTTTCCCATTCTGAAAAGGGAAATGTCTTTGGGAAAAATACATGGAAGAAGAAGCAGCTTTAAAAAGTGAATGAGAGTAGAAGACAGATTTAGCCAAAATattgcttgctttattttttcttgcaacaTTTAATCTGTCCAGAAAAAGCAAGGATGCAGTCtctattttctgttgaaaatatcTAGAAAGGAGAATTGCATATCCCATGTCTCCTTCTTCATACCTATGAAGATTCTTAGGCAATTGTGAGCCAAGTGAGACTGCCATCTTCAGTAGTTATTTCAAACAATTGTTTTCTAGGTCTGTTTCCTCATTATGATTAATCCATATTGAAGAGTGACTAAAAGCACTGTATTTTGGATCAGGGCATTGCTGTGCTGGATGCAATATGCAAGAAACTTCTCCCTGCCTCAGAGTTAATTATCTAAGTAGTTTTCATATGATAGATTCTAAATATCATAGGCTATGCCATTAAAGTGCAAAAAGGTGCCTTTCTGGTTGTACAGGAATAAACTAATGTATAAAAATGAAGGTGAAGTCCTAATTAGAGAGGGTACATTCCCTGCTGAAGAGATGAGAAGCCAGAAGAAACAGTATCAGTACATTCGTTTCTGCaattcactttgtttttcctataCTTGTGGCTTCTAATGCATACTGTTAATCTCTGTTCATTCATGGTTGAGGTGAGTGGAGAACCAAGCATGCGGAGTGTTACCAAGCATATATAATTTTGCAATAACAGACAGAGTCTTGCGTTTCTTCCATATCTTGCGTTCTGTGTTAGTTATGAGTAGGCCCAGAAGTTAGTAAACCGACCCCTGTTTATACGGACAGTAcgtctttcctgttttttttcttttttcaccagGGACAGCAAGACCTCCTTACTGGCAGAAACCAGTATATTTGTTAGATGAGGAAGATGAGAGGAATAATGGTTATATAAATGATGACTTCATTATCTGGATGCGAGTGTCAGCCTTTGCTACATTCAGAAATCTTTACCGTCGTATCAGCCGGAAAAGACATTTTGCTGATGGCCTCCCAGCAGGGGATTACACTTTCCATATCTCCTATAGTATCCTTTCATATTATCCAAGACAATCTTTAACTGTTAAATGGTTGCAATGAGATGGAAGGGGATTGGATTTATAtagtaaaatggaaagaaaaaagaacaagccaAACACCCCAGACCAAGTCAACATGAAGAGACCTAGCTGTAAGGGTGACAAGATGCTACAAGTAGATTGTCTCTAGCCTGTGCAGGCGGAGTTAAGACATGTTACTCAAATGGCAGCAAAGAGCTTTGGATTTGACTTCTGCAAGGCAGAACGTGGCAGTACTAGGTTTTACATGAGGGGAAAAACTGATGGATGGGAACCTGAAGAGACAGCTGAAGATGTTGAtttagctgaaatatttaatattggCCTCCTCAGATGTGTAGACACCCCTACTGGGGCGCAAGAAATGACAGAGGTATCCTTGCCACTGGAAGCTGTACAGGATGCCTGTGTCAGCAGAGTCCTCTGGCAGATTTGAGCCATGGGCTGATGGGAATTTTTGTGCCAGTGAAAATGCAATCTCACAACGAACAGCGTGAACTTTGCTGACTAAAGCCCTCATTTTGTCAGCAGGAATTACATCAAGATGGCTGTAAATTTTTACCCACTCAGCTAATACAGCTGTGATTTTAAATGTTGTAGCATAGTTGTGTTCTGAAAGGCTCCAtgtagagagagaaaaggtaaaaacataaaatattctgGGTAGACAATGCATTAAATAAAGGTGAGCACTTTTCATCAGTAATATGTGGAGTATCATCATGGTAAGCTTCCCAAGAGGCTTCTTTTCAAGTaagtttcttctgctgcttaaaAATACTATGGGTCTTATCAAGTTAGTTCAGTAGCAGTTACAAAAGTATGAATCTgaaatttataataaaaaaatcccagtatTTCCAGAATTACATGGAGACTATCTAAAATAGCTGAAAGCTGCTACcgttttgtcttttttttttggggggggggcgctaAGAATAGCAGAGACTTCACAGgtcatttaaagaaatttttacAGTAAGTACAGATCTCCAGCTTCTTTATGCGTTGGAAAGGATTTTGAGCACTACATTTTCTCCAGCTGGAGATATGTAAACTTTGAGTGAAACCTTAACATCCTTGTCAGATTTCCCTGTAACCAAATTCAAGGGGAAGAAGTATGTGATTCTTTCAACCATGGTATGGAGCGGAGGAAGTAACCCCTTCCTGGGAATTGCCTATGTGGTTTGTGGCACAGCAGCAACCCTGACAGGTTTTATCATAACTGCCATCCACTTAAAgctcagaaaaaagaaaacatactttcAGAAGTAATATGGTATCCTGGATTTATAAACAATGGCAAAGGTTTGCTGTGAATGAACAGGCAGCACAGGCCTTTCATTCTTTCCCCTAAGCTCTAGATCGGTTTCTGTAGCAGGTTTGGTGTATGTAAGCAAATTGAGGGGCAGTGCCCTTCTGTCATCCAAAACCAAACTTATATGAGGCTGCATTATTATTAATGCATGTGTGCTCCTAAGTTTGTTTCTTAGGAAACTGGTAGTGAACTGAGTTTCAAACGGGAGATACCATCATGGTCTAAAATTCAATGGGAGAGAAACTGTATGGTACTAATGTTTGGCCAGAACTCTGggtccattttccttttccagccttTGATTGATACAATATTTCTATTAGTTTAATTGGAGCTTGGATTGGTAAAAAAGTGAGGTCTTGATCCAACAGAAAGCTTGAGCAGGTAGAACTTGATGGTAAAGTCTGTTTGTTGGTTGTATGCATGGGCTGAATGGCTTGGCTCACGTTTTATACAGCTTTTTCAGCTATCCTGAAAAAGCAGACAATTTATTTGCATATTAGTGTGGTATATTCATCACAGTTTAATACTTGATTCATAATTGAATACAGGCCATTTTTTAGGAGTATGGAGTGTGTTTAAACCCTCTTGGTTGGTTTTATCTGGATACCAAGACTAGCTTGCAGAGCTAGACAGAGGGCATTACGATTTAATagaaagtttaaattaaaagctcCTTCAATGCTAACATTTTAGCAGAAGCATCTAGATAATGTTACCAATAAGCCACACACCCAAACCTATCTAACTTACCCTTCTGTGCAAAAGTGCACACTGACTCTCTAAGTGACATGAAATGTCTGTTCCCCATTCAAGCCCTCATTTCGGTGGTGCAGAGACTCATAATAAACATAAAGCATTAGAAAGTCCGacaactttattttcagaaaatgaatgctGCAGCCAGTTAATAGACTATTAtcaattttcatgtttcatattTGAAACACTTAGAAGCATTTTCCAGTCTCTTGCAAAATGTAGGAACAATGCTGAAAAATTTGGATCAAGTATACTATGGCAtgtatgaatttttaaaaataatttctctgttgCAGAAGtggaaatggaataaaacatACTCAATGAATTTCTTTGATAAGTATTCTGTGTGCCTCactccaccccccaccccacccaaaaaaaaccaacactaaaacaagaaagaaaacacatactAGAGCAAGAGAAGGGAATGTGGCATAGGGAAGCTGTGTGACACTGTCCAAgtctgcctttaaaaatgtatcaggCACTTAGGATCTTACGACCTTTGACAGATGGCCTCTGGTGTGAATCTATTTGCAGCAACAGAAGGTACCGTTTCCTTTAATCTGTGCTTCATAATTGAGACATGAGCAGTGGAAAGTGATGCTGCTCAAGATCATAACCTGGCCTGTTGGTACAAGCTTGCTCCATCAATGTTTTATGTTGACGTTCTGGGCTAATGCATGTGTCTGCTTCCTCTCTTCCTGGTCAGGGCCAGTCACCTCCATCAGCAAGCTGTGAAAACAGGGTTCCAGTATTTCAAACCATTGCATCTGAACCTGCCAGGGGCTGTGGGTGAAAACTATCCCTCATGGACCGGACGAGACAGGGCATGAAGCAGTATATTTAACAATGCTTAAGCTCATTAGTCTAAATCACTTCTAACAATGAGACTTGCTCCTAAACCttctaaatgcttttgaaaattgaaTCCCATGCCTTCCTTCTGGAAGGCCCTGATGGGAGCTGCTGCCAAAGCTGAACTCAGGATTTCTGGCTCCAAACAGACCAcaggactcttttttttttccttttttttttcccccgttctctctttttttttctttcattttttttaagtgctctGAGAAACTGGCTTTCAGGAAATGATATATCATCTGGGTGTTTAAGTCACAGCACAATTGCCATTGATGTTATTTCTTTGTGGAATATCTGGTAAAAATGTTAGTAAAAGGAGACTGAATAATGAGGTATGTATTTCAGTAAGTCAGTGTCtacgagaaaaaaaaatatttagaaaacacaGTCTAGCAAGCAGCATTCACAGTATGTCCTTTATCTCCCAGAGGTTTGTGCAGGAACCTGGCTCATCTCTTGAAATGTGCAATGTCTTCAAACTCCTCCACAGGGAAAACCTGTCTTCAAACAAATCTTCCTCTGTCTGTTATTCCGGAAGTTATCTAAGtcttcatttatgaaaataaaagttctttttCATCTTACCACAACTTTGAACACGTCTTCAATCTTTCTTGTACCCTCTGAACAGAGTCATTGGAAGCTGCTACTTGAGCTCAGGAAGTTACTGTTGTTAACTCTGAACAGCTCTGCAGTGTCTGTCTTGTCATTTCGGATAGTGCTGCCTACTCCAGAACAGTAGGGATGGCAGTTTTGATGAAGTACTCACAGCAGATGTATTTGGACAGAACCTGCCTTGCTcaaaaaaaggatggaaaataaagttttagcAACCTCCTTACGCTGCTTTTTGTGCCAGTGCTACAGCTCTGCTGTTGGTCTGCCCCTTGTACCAGCACTTGCCTTTTCAGGATAATTTTGTAGATGTAGTCCTCTACCTATATGAAATGTTTATTGAAATTGTTGTTTTATGCTGCCTCTGCCTTACTTCTTCTGCAGGGGCTGAAACAGAAGTGAGATTCCTGACTGGAGTAGTGCCCTAACAACTGGATAGTAAAAGCCATCCTTGGTGCGTTCTTATTGTGGCATGGATCAGGGGATAATCCCCTTCTGTCATAAGCGGCCGATAGCAGCAGAAAGCATGATTTCAGACAAAAATCCAAtgtttgaattaatttattctggCTATTGATTATTAGATCAAATTTGATCAGGGAAAATAGATTTGTAGAGCAGAGGTATGAAGGGACCAGAGATGTAGTTTTGTTGAAGTGTAACTTAGTTTTAAAGTACCTGGAGCATCATAACCATGCTGTGCCTTTGGCACAGAGCTACTTTTGCCTTGCACATttgattttataaattaatattatatgCATTGagtaaaggcaaaaagaaaaaaataagtgctgataaaattcttcaaaaagtGACTTTTAATAAGTTTATCTATAAAGCATACTTCCACCAATACTAAATAGGCCTTTTTATATAAGATAATGTACGTAAACTTGTGGATTTGGTACAAAGATATCCTGGTTTAAGATTGCTGAGTCAACTTAAGAGCAGCACCTGGTAAGTGCAAACAGGTAggtccctgtttttttttgtttgtttttgttagtttgtttttgttttgtttttggtctgtggtttgttgttgttgctgttttatatttatatatatatatatatatatataaaatttgatATTGTGAAGATGACACACATAGGAGAATTTTATCATCTGATGTTCCGTAGTTGAGTTTTAGCAGTGGCAAAAAATATCTGGAGGTAGAAAGATCCCTATTTTGAAAACCTTATATGCAATTTAAATCTCATTTCTAAATTACAGAGCGGCATAAGAGAGAGCTGTATTTTAATGTCAAAAACTGTTGTGCTGCTTTTGGTTGCCAGCTCCCTTTAGGGTTCAATTTCATTAATGGTATATATATCTACATCTATATACAGAGACATAAAACTGAAGCAGGAATTATAGGATATTTCAGTAGCCCTTCAGTTACAGAATTTTTCCAAGTCTTTTTCAGGCTTTACAATTACAATTACAaatttacaattattttcaggCTTTACACATACATCCAGTATCTGTCtgtcttgcttgttttttttgtttgtttgttttttgttttgtttgtttctgtctaAACATAGAGATTTGTTTATCTCGTCTAAAAAACTAAGGGATGAGCCCTTCATGTGAAACAGATTAGCATGATCACAGACCTATAGAATCTGGAAAAATTAGTTACatgctgaatctgttttatATAAACAGCTGTGTTGCATTATGATATTAATAATAGTATGTGGATGGAGCACCATGTATTTTAATGATGCATTACAGTGTTAAAacccatttcctttttctaagaAATCAAACTAATACCAGAGTAAATTCCAGGAGAACACTTCAGGAAAGGGAGGGCTTGGAAAATTTTGATAATGTTCGGATTTGAGTTTACATCAGAAATAAGAGAAAGCACTTGCTTCACATTATAAGAAGGTGCTGTCCTCCTTGTTTGAGAGCAGTATGGTGTGAAGTATGGAGAAAGctggtttgaaaagaaaactgtgcTTTCACAAGGAGGAAGAATGGTGGAAGGGGTAAAGTACTTTATTTGCTCTTGGATAGGAGGCAAAGAAATTTGGCTGAGATGCTATAGGATAGTGTGTCCTGATGTGATCTATAAACCCCACATACCTTTGGGGAGCAGTCAAGTTAAGTAAACAAAACTTACTGGTTTTCAGTGGATGGTACGGGCACTCTGAAGTACAGCACTTAGTTTTTGAGATAAGGTGTTTTGACTCAGTTTTCTCTAATTGCATTATTCCCTACAATTCCAAGAACAATTTTCTTATGCGCTGGGAG
This genomic window from Cygnus olor isolate bCygOlo1 chromosome 1, bCygOlo1.pri.v2, whole genome shotgun sequence contains:
- the LOC121064076 gene encoding cell cycle control protein 50C-like, with protein sequence MKNKKSFAPQEAEARPSRCPDNSAFKQQRLPAWKPQLTIATVLSTFFLTGAFCLSVGICLILSANSVREIQINYSDKCSDCSKLRENSYNWNIECLCSVDFKLKEDMLGDVFMYYGLQNFYQNHRRYVISRSDAQLLGRDVNVQRSYCAPFTTYKNGTPMAPCGAIANSMFNDTIDLFYNFNSSVIQVPLLKTGNSWWTDKNVKFRNPQSHNLSSAFAGTARPPYWQKPVYLLDEEDERNNGYINDDFIIWMRVSAFATFRNLYRRISRKRHFADGLPAGDYTFHISYNFPVTKFKGKKYVILSTMVWSGGSNPFLGIAYVVCGTAATLTGFIITAIHLKLRKKKTYFQK